The genomic interval GCGTGATCATGATCTTCTTCGTCGCGATGCCGTTCATCACCGGGATCATGAACTATATCGTCCCGCTCCAGATCGGTGCGCGCGACGTCAGCTTTCCCTTCCTCAACAATTTCAGCTTCTGGATGACGACGTCGGGCGCGGTGCTGACGATGATCTCGCTGTTCGTCGGCGAATATGCCCAGACCGGCTGGCTGGCCTATCCGCCGCTATCGGGAATCGCTTACAGCCCCAATGTCGGCGTCGACTATTATATATGGGGCCTCCAGATAGCCGGCGTCGGCACCACCTTGTCGGGCATCAACCTGATCGTCACGATCCTGAAGCTGCGCGCGCCGGGCATGGGGCTGATGAAGATGCCCGTCTTCACCTGGACCTCGCTCTGCTCGAACATCCTGATCGTCGCGAGCTTCCCGATCCTGACCGCGACGCTCGTGCTTTTGAGCCTCGACCGCTATGTCGGGACCAATTTCTTCACCAACGATCTCGGCGGATCGCCGATGATGTATGTGAACCTGATCTGGATCTGGGGCCACCCCGAGGTGTACATCCTGATCCTGCCCTGCTTCGGCGCGTTCTCGGAAATCGTGGCCACCTACTCCAAGAAACCGCTGTTCGGCTATACCTCGATGGTCTATGCGACGGTGTGCATCACCATATTGTCGTACATCGTGTGGCTGCACCACTTCTTCACCATGGGGTCGGGGGCGAGCGTCAACAGCTTCTTCGGCATCACGACGATGGTGATCTCGATCCCGACCGGGGCCAAGCTCTTCAACTGGCTCTTCACCATGTATCGGGGCCGCATCCGCTTCGAACTGCCGATGATGTGGACGGTCGCCTTCATGCTGACCTTCGTCATCGGCGGCATGACCGGCGTGCTGCTCGCGGTGCCGCCCGCCGACTTCGTGCTCCACAATTCGCTGTTCCTGATCGCGCATTTCCATAATGTGATCATCGGCGGCGTCCTGTTCGGGCTGTTCGCGGCGATCAACTATTGGTGGCCCAAGGCCTTCGGCTTCAAGCTCGACGTTTTCTGGGGCAAGATCAGCTTCTGGTGCTGGGTCGTCGGCTTCTGGGTCGCTTTCACGCCGCTCTATATCCTCGGCCTGATGGGCGTGACGCGGCGGATGCGCGTGTTCGACGACCCGAGCCTGCAGATATGGTTCGTGATCGCCGGCATCGGCGCGGCGATCATCGCGGCGGGCATCGGCGCGATGCTGGTCCAGTTCGCGGTGAGCATTTGGCGCCGCAAGGAGCTGCGCGACGAAAGCGGCGATCCGTGGGACGGCCGCACGCTCGAATGGGCGACCAGCTCGCCGCCGCCCGACTATAATTTCGCCTTCACGCCGGTGATCCACGACCTCGACGCCTGGTACGACATGAAGAAGCGCGGACATCAGCGGCCGGTGAACGGCTATCGCGACATTCACATGCCGAGCAACACCGGCGCGGGGATGATCCTGTCGGGTATCTGCCTTGTCATGGGCTTCGCGCTCGTCTGGCACATCTGGTGGCTCGTCGCGGCGAGCTTCGTCGCGGTGATCGCCGCCGCGATCATCCACACCTTCAACTACAAGCGCGATTTCGACATTCCGGCGGCGACGGTCACCGCGGTCGAGGAAGCGCGCACCCGCCAGCTGGCGGCCGGAGCCTGATCCGATGAGTGCCAAGACCATGACCGCCGACGAGCCCGTCGCCTTCTACGACCTCGACGAGCATGCGCATCCCGAGGGGCACAGCACGATGCTGGGCTTCTGGATCTATCTGATGAGCGACTGCCTCATCTTCGCGATCCTTTTCGCCTGCTACGCCGTGCTCGGCGGCAGCTATGCCGCGGGTCCTGCGCCGAAGGACCTGTTCGACCTGAAACTCATCGCGCTCAACACCGCGATGCTGCTCTTTTCGTCGATCACCTATGGCTTCGCGGTGCTCCAGATGCAGCAGGGCAGAGTGCGGGGCGTCCAGCTCTGGCTCGCGGTCACCGGTCTGTTCGGGCTCGCCTTCCTCGGGATCGAGCTTTACGAATTCCACCATCTGATCGAGATCGGCGCGGGCCCGCAGCGCAGCGCCTTTCTGTCGAGCTTCTTCACGCTCGTCGGCACGCACGGGCTGCACGTCACCTTCGGCATCGTCTGGCTGGTCACTTTGATGTTTCAGCTGTCGAAGCACGGACTGATTGCCGCGAACAAGCGCCGCGTGATGTGCCTTTCGATGTTCTGGCACTTCCTCGACGTCGTGTGGATCGGCGTCTTTACCTTTGTCTATCTGATGGGAGTGCTGCGGTGAGCCACGATACGCACGCGCACGACGCGCACCACGAGATCGAGATGCCGCACGCGTCGATGCGCGACTATGTCATCGGCTTCCTGCTGTCGGTGATCCTGACCGCCATTCCTTTCTGGCTGGTGATGACGATGCCGCTGAGCGCGGCCGCGACGGGCGCGATCATCATGGGTTTCGCGGTGGTGCAGATCGTCGTCCACATGATCTTCTTCCTCCACATGACGCCGAAGGCCGAGGGCGGCTGGTCGCTGACCTCGCTCGTCTTCACGATCATCGTCGTGGGGATCATGCTCGCGGGCTCGCTGTGGGTGATGCACCATCTCAACACCAACATGATGCCGATGCCGCACGAGCCGACCAGTCAGGTTACGGGCCAGGTGCTTTGAGACCGACCCGCCGCGCGGTTTTTGCCGCGGCGGCGCTGATCGCGGCGCTCGGCCTCGCGGCGCTCGGCGTCTGGCAGGTCGAGCGGCGCGCCTGGAAGCATGAGCTGATCGCCGCGGTCGATGCACGCATCCATGCACCGCCCATCGCGGCGCCGGGGCCGGATCGGTGGGATGCGGTCAATGCGAAGGACGATGCCTATCGGCGCGTCACCGCGTCGGGAAGGTTCCGGCACGACCGCGAGACGCTGGTGCAGGCGGTGACCGGGCGCGGCGCGGGCTATTGGGTGGTGACGCCGCTCGAAACCCCCGGCTTCACCCTGCTCGTCAATCGCGGCTTCGTGCCCAATGAGCGGCGCGAGGCGAAGACGCGCGCGGCGGGCAATGCCGCGGGGCCGGCGACGGTGACCGGCCTCTTGCGCGTGACCGAGCCCGGCGGGGCGTTCCTGCGCTCGAACGATCCGGCGGCGGACCGCTGGTTCTCGCGCGACGTCGCGGCTATCGCGAAGGCGCGGGGGCTCGGCCGGACCGCGCCCTATTTCGTCGATGCCGACGCGACGCCCAACCCCGGCGGCTATCCGGTCGGCGGACTCACGGTGGTGCGTTTTCGCGACCATCATCTGGTCTATGCGTTGACCTGGTTCGCGCTCGCTGCGCTCAGCCTCTTTTTTGCGTGGCGGCTCTGGCGTATCCGGGATCGATGACCGACCCGGCGATCCTGCCCGCCGCACCCGCGAGAGCCCCCGCGGGCCGCCGCAACATGACGCTGCTGATCCAGCTGCGCTGGCTCGCGGTCGGCGGACAGCTCGCGACGATCGGGATCGTCAGCGGGCCGATGGGGATTTCGCTGCCGCGCGCGCCCTTGCTCGCGGCGATCCTCGTGCTGATCGCGATCAATTTCGCGAGCGCCGCGCTGCTCCGCCGCGGCCGCGGGGTGACCAACGCCGAACTCACCGCGGCGTTGCTGTTCGACGTCGCGGCGCTCGGCTGGCAGCTGCATCATAGCGGCGGGCTTGCCAATCCCTTCGCCTCGCTCTTCCTGCTCCAGGTCGTGATCGGTGCGATCCTGCTCACGCCGCGCTCGTCATGGGCGATCGTCGCGGCCGCGCTCGCCGCGCTCGCGGCGCTGCGCGTCGATCCGACGCCGCTCCTGCTGCCGCCCCCCTACGCCGCCGACCCGATGAAGCTCTATCTGCAGGGCAGCTTCGTCTGCTTCCTGCTGATCGCGGTGCTGCTGGTCGCCTTCGTCACGCGGATCAGCCGCAATCTGCGCGACAGCGACGCGGCGCTCGCCGCCAGTCGTCAGCGCGCCGCCGAGGAGGATCATATCGTGCGCATGGGGCTGCTCGCGTCGGGCGCGGCGCACGAACTCGGCACGCCGCTGTCGACCTTGTCGGTGCTGATCGGCGACTGGCAGGCGGCGCCGCGGCTGAAGGACGACCGCGAATTGCAGGAAGACCTCGCCGACATGGATGCGGCGGTGCAACGCTGCAAGGCGATCGTCAGCGGCATTTTGATGTCGGCGGGCGAGGCGCGCGGCGAAGCACCGCGGCTCACCACGATCCGTGCGGCGTTCAACGAGATCGTCGCACATACGCGTGCGGTGCGCCGCCCGGGCACGATCGAATTCAACGACCGTTTCGGCGCCGACGTCGCGATCGTGTCGGACCCGGCGCTGCGGCAGGTGATCGGCAACGTCCTCGACAATGCGGCCGAGGTGTCTCCCGACTGGACCAGCTTCACCACCTCACGCGACGGCGACATGCTGGTGATCGAGATCGCCGACCGCGGGCCGGGCTTCAGCCCTGAGATGCTCGAGAATTTCGGCCAGCCCTATCGCTCGACCAAGGGACGGCCCGGTGGCGGGCTCGGGCTGTTCCTGCTCGTCAATGTGCTGCGCAAGCTGGGCGGTGGCGCCAGCGTCGCCAATCGCGATGCGGGCGGCGCGCTGGTCAGGATATTCCTGCCGATTTCGGCGCTCGCTCCGCCGAGTGGAGAAAAGGCATGATCGAGACGCGCCATTTGCTGATCGTCGAGGACGACGAGGCCTTTGCCCGCACGCTGAAACGCTCGTTCGAGCGGCGCGGCTATGCCGTCGAGGTTGCGCACAGCCCCGAGGCGATGGACGAAATTTTGCGGACATTCCGGCCGGGCTATGCGGTCGTCGACCTCAAGCTTGGCGGCGCATCGGGGCTCGCGTGCGTCCAGACGCTGCGCGCGCTCGATCCGGCGATGAAGATCGTCGTGCTCACCGGCTTTGCGAGCATCGCGACCGCGGTCGAAGCGATCAAGCTCGGCGCCTCCTATTATCTCGCCAAGCCGTCGAACACCGACGATATAGAGGCCGCGTTCGAGCGGTCGGAAGGCAATGCCGAAACCCCGCTCGATGCGCGCCCTTCGTCGATCAAGACGGTCGAGTGGGAGCATATCCACCAGACGCTGGTCGAGACCGACTTCAACATATCGGAAACCGCGCGCCGGCTGGGAATGCACCGGCGGACGCTGGCGCGGAAGCTGGAGAAAAGGCAGATTCGCTAGGCCAGGGCAATGTCAGCCTTATCGTCATCCCGGCGAAGGCCGGGATCTCACCGTCTCGTCCTTACGCACCGGCGAGATCCCGGCCTTCGCCGGGATGACGGGGGGGACACCCATCTCGGGATGACCCGGCGCTACTTCTTCTCCACCAGCTCGCGCTGCAGGAAGCCGTGGAGCATCGCGGCGCGCACCGCGTCCTCGGCATGGTCGGCGCCGACCGAATGGCCGCCTTCGATATATTCGTGATAATAGACGCGGTTGCCGTTCTCCATCAGCCGCGCGGCGAATTTGCGCGCATGGCCGGGGTGGACGCGGTCGTCCTTGGTCGACAGGTAGAGGAAGATCGGCGGATAGGTCACGCCCTTGCGGATGTTGTGATAGGGCGAATATTTCGACAGGAAGGCCCAATCCCCGGGCACGTCGGGGTCGCCATATTCGGCGACCCATGAGGCGCCCGCGAGCATCTTGTCATACCGCCACATATCCTTGATCGGCGAGCCCGAGATCACCGCGCCGTAAAGGTCGGGGCGCTGCGTCATCGCCGCGCCGACGAGCACGCCGCCGTTCGAGCGGCCCGAGATCGCGATCCTGCCCTTCGCGCTGACCCCGGCCTTGACCAGATCCTCGGCAACCGCGTGCAGGTCGTCGAAGCTGTTCTGGCGTTTTTCGCGCAGCGCCGCCTGATGCCAGGCGGGGCCATATTCGCCGCCGCCGCGGATATTGGCGAGGACATAGGCATTGCCGTCTTCGACCCAGAACAGCCCGAGCGGTCCGGCGCGATAGGGCTGGCCGGTCAGATAGCCCGGCGTCTGCGCGGCGCGGAAGCCGCCATAGGCGTGGATCAGCGCGGGGACCGGCCCCGTCGCGCCCTTCTTGCGAACGAGGAAATAGGGGATTTTGGTGCCGTCCTTCGACGTCGCGAACCGCTTTTCGACGGTCATGTCCTTCGCGTCGAAGGTCGCGGGAAGGCTCTGCACCGCTTTCGGCGCGCCGTCTTCGGCCACGGCATAGAGCGTCGGCGGCGTCAGCATCGTCTCGGCGGTCGCGAGCACGATGTCGCGCTTGCCGATCGTGCCGGCGATCGTCACCGTCGCCTTCTCGGCGAGCGGAACCGCCTTCTGGTTCCATTTGCCGGTCGTGGAATCGCGGCGCAGCGCAAAGAGCTTGCCCTCGACATCGTCGAGCGCCTTGACCCACAGGATATTGTCGGTTGCCGAAACATTCTCGATCGCCTGCGCCTTCGTCGGCGTCATCGCGGTGACGATCGGCACCTTGCGATCGGCCGACATATCCTCGAGCGACAGCGAGACGAGCGAGCCGGCGGGAATGTTCGCCCAGTCCTGATTGAGGAAGATGATCAGCTGTCCGTCGACGACGTCGCGGATGCTCGCGGTGTCGGGGATGATCGTCGAAATATAGCGCGAGGCGTCGATGTTCGGCAGTTTGATGTCGGCGGTGTAGAAGGTCTTGCCGCGGCTGATCATCGGCCAGCGTTTGTCGCCGTCGACGAGCGCGAAGACGTTCATCCCGACATCCTCATGCTCGCCCTCGGCCAGCGTTTCGGCGGCCGACAGCGGCGTGCCGCGTTTCCACCGCTTGACGATGCGCGGATAGCCCGACGCGGTCATGCTGCCTTCGCCATAGTCGGTCGCGACGAGCAATGTGTCGGCGCCCTCCCACGTCACGCTGCTCTTCGCCTGCGGCAGGGCGAAGCCGCCGTCGACGAAGCTTTTGGTCGTCCGGTCCCATTCGCGGACGATGTCGGCATCGGTGCCGCCGGGGCTCAGCGAGACGAGGCAGCGTTTGTAATCGGGCGCGAGGCAGTCGGCGCCGTGCCAGACCCAGCTTTGCTTCTCGGCCTTGCCGAGCGCATCGACGTCGATCAGCGTCGTCCATTCGGGCTTGCCCGCAAGATAGGCGTCGAGCGGGCTTTGCCGCCACAGCCCGCGCGGATTGGCCGCGTCGCGCCAGAAATTGGTGATCGTATCGCCCATCACCTCGCCGGGCATCGCGATCTGCCGGTCGTCGTCGAGGATGGCGCGCGCGCGCTTGCGATCGGCCTCGAAGCCCGGGCGGGTGGTGATCAGCCTGTCGGTCGCCGCATTTTCCTTTTTGACCCAGTCGAGCGCCTTCGCGCCTTCGATGTCCTCGAGCCAGAGATAAGGGTCGTCGTCCTGCGGCGCGGCGGCGGCCACGGCGGCGAAGGAACAGCTGAGGGCAAGCGCGACGAAGCTGGCGCGGATCATTCGGAAATCTCCCCTGGGGTGTGGTGGCGCTGTGCTAGCAGCATTACACACCGGAGGGGAAGGGCGGTTGCCAATGCAACCATCGTCATTGCGAGCGTAGCGAAGCAATCCAGGGCGGCCTCGCGCGACTCTGGATTGCCGCGTCGCTTCGCTCCTCGCAATGACGGGAAATCACTGGTCGATGATGATCGTGCCCGGATGATGCTTGTCGAGATGCTTCTTGATGATCTTGAGGTTCCGCGTGTTCGAGCGGAAGAAGAAGTCGAAGGCATCGCCGACGAGCGGGACCGCGCCGAGCGCGGTATCGACGCCGAGATTGCCGATCATGCGCCAGATCTTCCATTTCGGCATGCCGAGGTTGCGCGCTTCCCAGATGAGATAGGCGCCCATCGTCGCGGCGATCACGTCGCCGACGACGGGGACCAGCCCGACGATCGCGTCGAGGCCGACAGGGCGGTTGATGCCGGGAATGACGAAGCTGCGTTCGAGCAGGATTTCGAGCGTCTCGACGCGCTTGCGCAGCGCGGCGGGGTCGGTCCGGTTTTGAATGAGCGCATCGAAGATTGCGTCGGGATTTGGGCTCGAAGGGGCCATCGGGGTCCTTTCAAAAGCGCCCGGACTTGCGGCGCCACTGTATTAGTTGGGTATGGCGATCAGATGATTCAATGGGTGCTGCGCGCGGCCGTTGGCGCGCAGGCCCGTCAGACGCTGCGAGGCGACCGACCAGCGCAGCGGCGTCGCGATCGGGATGAAGGGGGCGTAGCGCACCAGCACCGCCTCGGCCTCGCCGATCTGCTGGCGGCGCTGGCCGGTGTCGATATTGGCGGTCGCCAGCGCGATCAGATCCTGCGCTTCGCGGTTGCACAGCGTATCGCGCCGGCACGACAGGCGGCGGAGCGCCCATATCGGATCGTCGTTCGGCGCGACCTCGTCGATCAGGCGCAGGTCGGCGGTCGACGCCATGGCGACGCGGCGGCTCGGCACGCCGATCGCTTTGAAGTCGGCCGCGACATAAGCGAACAGGATGCGCCCGCCCGGGGTGTCCGGAACCGCGATGCGCAGCGGCTCGATCTCGCGCCCCGCGGCGCGCCACGCATCGACGACGCGTTTCGCCTGGGCGAGCCGCGAGGCTTCGTCGAACTCGGCCCAGGCGGGAACCAGCGGCACGGGGCCGCCGTCGCGCGCGTAGAGCGCGGGGCGCAGCGTGACCTGCGATTGCCATTCGGTCAGACCAAAGGCCTCGATCAGCCGCTCGCGCCGGACCGCGCGGACGAGCGCGCCGCGATTGACGTCGGTCGCGAGGAACCCCTCCGCACGCACGAAGGACAAGCCGAACAGACCGGGCACCGGATCGACGACGAGGCGGGAGCGGCCGATGTTCGACGCGACGAAATAGGGCAGGGTCGAAAAGCGGCCCCCGATCACCCCGTCGGCATAGCCGTTCT from uncultured Sphingopyxis sp. carries:
- a CDS encoding response regulator transcription factor, translating into MIETRHLLIVEDDEAFARTLKRSFERRGYAVEVAHSPEAMDEILRTFRPGYAVVDLKLGGASGLACVQTLRALDPAMKIVVLTGFASIATAVEAIKLGASYYLAKPSNTDDIEAAFERSEGNAETPLDARPSSIKTVEWEHIHQTLVETDFNISETARRLGMHRRTLARKLEKRQIR
- a CDS encoding ATP-binding protein — its product is MTDPAILPAAPARAPAGRRNMTLLIQLRWLAVGGQLATIGIVSGPMGISLPRAPLLAAILVLIAINFASAALLRRGRGVTNAELTAALLFDVAALGWQLHHSGGLANPFASLFLLQVVIGAILLTPRSSWAIVAAALAALAALRVDPTPLLLPPPYAADPMKLYLQGSFVCFLLIAVLLVAFVTRISRNLRDSDAALAASRQRAAEEDHIVRMGLLASGAAHELGTPLSTLSVLIGDWQAAPRLKDDRELQEDLADMDAAVQRCKAIVSGILMSAGEARGEAPRLTTIRAAFNEIVAHTRAVRRPGTIEFNDRFGADVAIVSDPALRQVIGNVLDNAAEVSPDWTSFTTSRDGDMLVIEIADRGPGFSPEMLENFGQPYRSTKGRPGGGLGLFLLVNVLRKLGGGASVANRDAGGALVRIFLPISALAPPSGEKA
- the cyoC gene encoding cytochrome o ubiquinol oxidase subunit III is translated as MSAKTMTADEPVAFYDLDEHAHPEGHSTMLGFWIYLMSDCLIFAILFACYAVLGGSYAAGPAPKDLFDLKLIALNTAMLLFSSITYGFAVLQMQQGRVRGVQLWLAVTGLFGLAFLGIELYEFHHLIEIGAGPQRSAFLSSFFTLVGTHGLHVTFGIVWLVTLMFQLSKHGLIAANKRRVMCLSMFWHFLDVVWIGVFTFVYLMGVLR
- a CDS encoding DUF4112 domain-containing protein; its protein translation is MAPSSPNPDAIFDALIQNRTDPAALRKRVETLEILLERSFVIPGINRPVGLDAIVGLVPVVGDVIAATMGAYLIWEARNLGMPKWKIWRMIGNLGVDTALGAVPLVGDAFDFFFRSNTRNLKIIKKHLDKHHPGTIIIDQ
- a CDS encoding SURF1 family protein; the protein is MRPTRRAVFAAAALIAALGLAALGVWQVERRAWKHELIAAVDARIHAPPIAAPGPDRWDAVNAKDDAYRRVTASGRFRHDRETLVQAVTGRGAGYWVVTPLETPGFTLLVNRGFVPNERREAKTRAAGNAAGPATVTGLLRVTEPGGAFLRSNDPAADRWFSRDVAAIAKARGLGRTAPYFVDADATPNPGGYPVGGLTVVRFRDHHLVYALTWFALAALSLFFAWRLWRIRDR
- a CDS encoding prolyl oligopeptidase family serine peptidase, translating into MIRASFVALALSCSFAAVAAAAPQDDDPYLWLEDIEGAKALDWVKKENAATDRLITTRPGFEADRKRARAILDDDRQIAMPGEVMGDTITNFWRDAANPRGLWRQSPLDAYLAGKPEWTTLIDVDALGKAEKQSWVWHGADCLAPDYKRCLVSLSPGGTDADIVREWDRTTKSFVDGGFALPQAKSSVTWEGADTLLVATDYGEGSMTASGYPRIVKRWKRGTPLSAAETLAEGEHEDVGMNVFALVDGDKRWPMISRGKTFYTADIKLPNIDASRYISTIIPDTASIRDVVDGQLIIFLNQDWANIPAGSLVSLSLEDMSADRKVPIVTAMTPTKAQAIENVSATDNILWVKALDDVEGKLFALRRDSTTGKWNQKAVPLAEKATVTIAGTIGKRDIVLATAETMLTPPTLYAVAEDGAPKAVQSLPATFDAKDMTVEKRFATSKDGTKIPYFLVRKKGATGPVPALIHAYGGFRAAQTPGYLTGQPYRAGPLGLFWVEDGNAYVLANIRGGGEYGPAWHQAALREKRQNSFDDLHAVAEDLVKAGVSAKGRIAISGRSNGGVLVGAAMTQRPDLYGAVISGSPIKDMWRYDKMLAGASWVAEYGDPDVPGDWAFLSKYSPYHNIRKGVTYPPIFLYLSTKDDRVHPGHARKFAARLMENGNRVYYHEYIEGGHSVGADHAEDAVRAAMLHGFLQRELVEKK
- the cyoD gene encoding cytochrome o ubiquinol oxidase subunit IV, translated to MSHDTHAHDAHHEIEMPHASMRDYVIGFLLSVILTAIPFWLVMTMPLSAAATGAIIMGFAVVQIVVHMIFFLHMTPKAEGGWSLTSLVFTIIVVGIMLAGSLWVMHHLNTNMMPMPHEPTSQVTGQVL
- a CDS encoding ABC transporter substrate-binding protein; the encoded protein is MPQHQDNHRASKKTRLRRGHIGVAALIALTLAGCGLFGERGPVKIAAIGTLNTTATPLSGELSSANAALLDATSQGLVSYDGEGQIDTGLADRWTVTADGRSYIFRLREAKWTNGRKVTAENVAKILRDYLAPASRHVLKDDFPEIETIKAMTDAVIEIRLSVPQPAILELLAQPSMAIVNRGMSWGPMRARKIGRAVLLSPVPDPLAEDSEAAEAAANDPAASIELVGTSPEGALARFKNGYADGVIGGRFSTLPYFVASNIGRSRLVVDPVPGLFGLSFVRAEGFLATDVNRGALVRAVRRERLIEAFGLTEWQSQVTLRPALYARDGGPVPLVPAWAEFDEASRLAQAKRVVDAWRAAGREIEPLRIAVPDTPGGRILFAYVAADFKAIGVPSRRVAMASTADLRLIDEVAPNDDPIWALRRLSCRRDTLCNREAQDLIALATANIDTGQRRQQIGEAEAVLVRYAPFIPIATPLRWSVASQRLTGLRANGRAQHPLNHLIAIPN
- the cyoB gene encoding cytochrome o ubiquinol oxidase subunit I — its product is MTVPHPAPETGPILGKLSMEALPLHEPILVVTFIGVVIGGIAVLGLITKYRLWGYLWKEWFTTVDHKRIGIMYMILGLIMFLRGFADAIMMRLQQAMAFGGSEGYLTPHHYDQVFTAHGVIMIFFVAMPFITGIMNYIVPLQIGARDVSFPFLNNFSFWMTTSGAVLTMISLFVGEYAQTGWLAYPPLSGIAYSPNVGVDYYIWGLQIAGVGTTLSGINLIVTILKLRAPGMGLMKMPVFTWTSLCSNILIVASFPILTATLVLLSLDRYVGTNFFTNDLGGSPMMYVNLIWIWGHPEVYILILPCFGAFSEIVATYSKKPLFGYTSMVYATVCITILSYIVWLHHFFTMGSGASVNSFFGITTMVISIPTGAKLFNWLFTMYRGRIRFELPMMWTVAFMLTFVIGGMTGVLLAVPPADFVLHNSLFLIAHFHNVIIGGVLFGLFAAINYWWPKAFGFKLDVFWGKISFWCWVVGFWVAFTPLYILGLMGVTRRMRVFDDPSLQIWFVIAGIGAAIIAAGIGAMLVQFAVSIWRRKELRDESGDPWDGRTLEWATSSPPPDYNFAFTPVIHDLDAWYDMKKRGHQRPVNGYRDIHMPSNTGAGMILSGICLVMGFALVWHIWWLVAASFVAVIAAAIIHTFNYKRDFDIPAATVTAVEEARTRQLAAGA